The following coding sequences lie in one Moritella sp. F3 genomic window:
- a CDS encoding DUF3261 domain-containing protein, giving the protein MKLNLARLSAVRSSMLVLTMLVLTGCISMPQSHLVTMAPNVTLQLTAPPKALQMQGKTQLIEAEFDGDTQSLLAQVEFTETQIKLVAMTPSGIPLFDVLWSVEDDAVINQYVPVPGLDISYVIADLQWVNWPFSQLQLATNGTFTQAFNHHVGQGRADWTRTLSQDGQVILTVDKFDNRYILKHLLRDYQITITELSRVSL; this is encoded by the coding sequence ATGAAATTAAACCTAGCTAGACTAAGTGCTGTACGATCCTCGATGTTAGTTCTGACGATGTTAGTATTAACAGGCTGTATCAGCATGCCGCAAAGTCATTTAGTCACGATGGCGCCGAATGTGACCTTGCAGCTCACTGCGCCACCGAAAGCATTACAAATGCAGGGTAAGACACAACTAATCGAAGCCGAGTTTGATGGCGATACTCAGAGCTTATTAGCGCAGGTGGAATTTACCGAGACGCAGATTAAACTGGTGGCGATGACGCCTTCTGGTATTCCCTTGTTTGATGTATTGTGGAGTGTGGAAGATGACGCGGTTATCAACCAATATGTACCTGTGCCGGGATTAGACATCAGTTATGTGATTGCCGATCTGCAATGGGTTAACTGGCCGTTTTCACAATTACAGCTGGCGACAAATGGTACATTTACTCAAGCGTTTAATCATCACGTCGGTCAAGGCCGAGCGGATTGGACACGTACGTTAAGTCAAGATGGACAAGTCATTTTAACCGTCGATAAATTCGATAATCGCTATATCCTTAAGCATTTATTGCGTGATTATCAAATAACAATAACAGAATTAAGTAGGGTGTCTCTGTGA
- a CDS encoding beta-ketoacyl-ACP synthase, with translation MSICLKDFGVVCALGDSKASVAAGLLTGSRDGLVLDSELPNAEPQYVGRVADSTFDKTIVDKKQTRNDQLGQLAYSQIADTLTPLIAEFGQQRIAVVIGTSTSGIEYGEQALKQKLATGEYPDNYHYRMQEMGTTAQFIADLCQAKGPVYSISTACSSSGKALVSAQALLDADLADVVIAGGVDSLAKLTVNGFKALASTATAQNNPFAANRDGINIGEAAALFIVTKEQGGIQLLGAAETSDAHHLSAPHPEGEGALRAMRMALAEANLQGEQIDYVNLHGTGTPKNDDMEAKAMFNACGRDVLCGSTKGMTGHTLGAAGALEAGICWLLLQDEYNPLNNVPANVSDGEVDSSLAQINLASRNDDIANNANNKLQTCMSNSFAFGGNNISLVIGRQQ, from the coding sequence GTGAGTATCTGTCTAAAAGATTTTGGTGTGGTATGCGCACTCGGTGATTCAAAAGCCTCAGTAGCCGCTGGGCTGTTAACAGGAAGTCGAGATGGTTTAGTGCTTGATAGCGAGTTGCCAAATGCTGAGCCGCAGTATGTCGGTCGTGTAGCTGACTCGACTTTTGATAAAACAATAGTTGATAAAAAACAGACCCGTAATGATCAACTTGGTCAGTTAGCTTATTCACAAATTGCCGATACGCTTACGCCACTCATCGCTGAATTTGGTCAACAACGTATCGCAGTCGTGATCGGCACTAGTACGTCTGGTATTGAATATGGCGAGCAAGCATTAAAACAGAAGCTGGCCACGGGTGAATACCCAGATAATTACCATTACCGCATGCAAGAAATGGGTACCACGGCGCAGTTTATTGCGGACTTATGCCAAGCCAAAGGGCCTGTTTATAGCATTTCGACCGCTTGTTCATCGAGTGGTAAAGCCCTAGTCAGTGCGCAGGCATTACTGGATGCTGACTTAGCGGATGTGGTTATTGCCGGTGGTGTTGATAGTTTAGCGAAATTAACGGTTAATGGTTTTAAAGCATTAGCATCAACAGCGACAGCGCAGAATAATCCATTTGCGGCAAACCGTGATGGGATTAATATTGGTGAAGCGGCAGCCTTGTTTATCGTTACCAAAGAACAGGGTGGCATTCAGTTGCTAGGGGCGGCGGAAACCTCTGATGCTCACCATTTATCGGCGCCTCATCCTGAAGGCGAAGGCGCTCTGCGGGCGATGCGAATGGCATTGGCTGAAGCAAACTTGCAAGGTGAGCAAATCGATTATGTGAACTTACATGGTACGGGCACACCCAAGAATGATGACATGGAAGCAAAAGCTATGTTTAACGCCTGTGGTCGCGATGTATTGTGCGGGTCGACTAAGGGCATGACAGGACACACCTTAGGTGCCGCTGGTGCATTAGAGGCTGGCATCTGTTGGTTGTTATTACAGGATGAATACAACCCATTAAATAACGTACCCGCTAATGTTAGCGACGGTGAGGTTGATAGTAGCCTTGCGCAGATTAACTTAGCTAGCCGTAATGACGACATAGCGAATAACGCTAACAATAAATTGCAAACCTGCATGAGCAATTCATTTGCTTTTGGTGGTAACAATATCAGTCTAGTGATAGGAAGACAGCAGTGA
- a CDS encoding 3-hydroxylacyl-ACP dehydratase, with translation MSTILAVNQYPIADVLPHSAPMILLDELVSYDDENVSCRVTITPSLPFFDTGKQGVPSYVGCEYMAQTIAAYGGAHALDDAGEVKIGFLLGSRKYHAEVGVFKLAQTLLIEAKKLIQDESGLCVFDCVIKDEENAVLAQAKINVFQPQDPAQFLKDNHE, from the coding sequence GTGAGCACTATTTTAGCAGTAAATCAGTATCCAATCGCGGACGTATTACCGCATAGCGCGCCAATGATCTTACTGGATGAATTGGTGAGCTATGACGACGAAAATGTCAGCTGCCGCGTGACGATCACGCCAAGCCTACCTTTCTTTGATACTGGCAAGCAAGGCGTACCAAGTTATGTCGGTTGTGAATACATGGCGCAAACGATCGCTGCATACGGCGGTGCACATGCACTTGATGATGCGGGCGAAGTGAAAATCGGTTTTCTATTAGGCTCGCGTAAATATCACGCCGAAGTGGGGGTATTTAAACTCGCGCAGACCTTGCTAATAGAAGCCAAAAAACTAATTCAAGACGAATCAGGACTGTGTGTTTTTGATTGCGTTATAAAAGATGAAGAAAATGCGGTATTAGCACAAGCTAAAATCAATGTATTTCAACCGCAGGATCCAGCACAATTTTTAAAGGATAATCATGAGTAA
- the fabG gene encoding 3-oxoacyl-ACP reductase FabG, with translation MSKRILVTGSSRGLGKAIALQLAKDGFDISVHCRSGVEAAQDTCAQIAELGQATSLLQFDVCDRAAAKASIEADIAAHGAYYGVVCNAGITRDMAFPSMEGEDWDDVIRTGLDGFYNVIHPTVMPMVRAKQGGRIVTMASVSGIMGNRGQVNYSAAKGGIIAASKALSLELAKRKITVNCVAPGLIESDMTNDLPLDEIKKMIPLKRMGKPEEVAGTVSFLVSDCAAYITRQVISVNGGLI, from the coding sequence ATGAGTAAACGTATTTTAGTAACTGGCTCAAGTCGTGGACTGGGTAAAGCGATCGCACTGCAATTAGCCAAAGACGGTTTTGATATTAGTGTGCATTGCCGTTCAGGCGTTGAAGCGGCGCAGGATACGTGTGCACAAATTGCGGAACTCGGTCAAGCGACTAGCTTGTTACAGTTTGATGTGTGCGATAGAGCCGCAGCAAAAGCAAGCATTGAAGCTGATATTGCTGCACATGGGGCTTACTATGGCGTAGTCTGTAATGCCGGTATAACTCGTGATATGGCGTTCCCATCAATGGAAGGCGAAGATTGGGATGACGTTATTCGTACGGGATTAGACGGATTCTATAATGTTATCCACCCAACTGTTATGCCTATGGTTCGTGCGAAACAAGGCGGTCGTATCGTTACAATGGCCTCTGTTTCAGGGATCATGGGCAACCGTGGTCAAGTGAACTATAGCGCAGCAAAAGGCGGGATCATCGCCGCATCAAAAGCGTTATCACTTGAGCTGGCAAAACGTAAGATCACGGTGAACTGTGTCGCGCCTGGTTTAATTGAATCTGACATGACCAATGATTTACCACTCGATGAAATCAAAAAAATGATCCCATTAAAGCGTATGGGCAAACCTGAAGAAGTGGCGGGCACGGTATCATTCCTGGTATCGGACTGTGCTGCCTATATCACTCGTCAAGTTATCTCTGTAAACGGTGGACTGATCTAA
- a CDS encoding beta-ketoacyl-ACP synthase has product MRRVVVTGMSAITALGDDWTTFKAGLEKGENAVKVMPEWDYLDGLNTRLAAPVLHFEKPKHYKRKQVRSMGRVSLMSTRATELALEQAQLLDHPALTDGRTGISYGSSVGSTEPLVNFSRMMDTGNMSGVTATSYIQTMSHTAPVNVGVFFGLTGRVITTSSACTSGSQGIGYAYEAIKFGRQDLMVAGGAEELCITEAAVFDTLYATSVKNDTPALTPRPFDKDRDGLVIGEGACTLILEELEHALARGATIYAEIIGFGCNSDGKHVTQPTAETMQIAIEQAVQDANIDIAEIGYVCAHGTATDRGDIAETNATANALGKKPISSLKSYLGHTLGACGAIEAWASINMMQDNWFAPTINLDSIAEECGDLDYIRGEGREINTDVVMSNNFAFGGINTSLLFKRWQG; this is encoded by the coding sequence ATGAGAAGAGTTGTTGTAACGGGTATGTCTGCGATCACTGCGCTTGGCGATGATTGGACAACGTTTAAAGCTGGATTAGAGAAGGGCGAAAATGCCGTTAAAGTGATGCCTGAATGGGATTACCTTGACGGTCTGAATACCCGTTTAGCTGCGCCGGTATTACATTTTGAAAAACCAAAACATTACAAGCGCAAGCAAGTGCGCTCGATGGGACGTGTATCGTTAATGTCGACGCGGGCAACGGAATTAGCGCTAGAGCAAGCACAGTTATTAGACCATCCAGCATTAACCGATGGCCGCACAGGTATTTCATATGGTTCATCTGTGGGTTCTACTGAGCCGCTAGTTAACTTTAGTCGGATGATGGACACTGGCAATATGTCAGGCGTGACTGCGACAAGTTATATTCAAACTATGTCACACACTGCACCTGTGAATGTTGGCGTATTCTTTGGTTTGACTGGTCGTGTTATTACGACGAGTTCTGCTTGTACATCTGGTTCGCAAGGCATTGGTTATGCCTATGAAGCGATTAAGTTTGGCCGTCAAGATTTAATGGTTGCTGGTGGCGCTGAAGAGCTGTGCATTACCGAAGCGGCAGTGTTTGATACCTTGTATGCAACCAGTGTTAAAAACGACACGCCAGCGCTGACACCACGCCCATTTGATAAAGACCGTGATGGTCTGGTTATTGGCGAAGGTGCTTGTACGTTGATTTTAGAAGAACTAGAGCATGCACTTGCACGTGGTGCGACGATTTATGCTGAAATCATTGGTTTTGGTTGTAACTCCGATGGTAAACACGTAACCCAACCAACCGCCGAAACAATGCAGATTGCCATCGAGCAAGCAGTGCAAGACGCTAATATTGATATTGCTGAAATTGGTTATGTGTGCGCGCACGGCACTGCGACAGATCGAGGTGATATTGCCGAAACCAATGCCACAGCCAATGCGCTAGGTAAAAAACCAATTAGCTCACTAAAAAGCTACCTTGGACATACCTTAGGTGCCTGTGGCGCGATTGAAGCGTGGGCATCAATCAATATGATGCAAGACAACTGGTTTGCCCCAACGATTAATCTGGACAGTATTGCTGAAGAGTGTGGTGATTTGGATTATATTCGCGGTGAAGGTCGTGAAATTAACACTGATGTTGTGATGAGCAATAACTTTGCATTTGGTGGTATTAACACATCATTGTTATTTAAACGTTGGCAGGGCTAG
- a CDS encoding alpha/beta hydrolase gives MKKLLLPLLLSSMFTPIMSLTAQAQTTETNIASHSSFKNNLDEIQQDFYRGLRFEDWTKAGLAEIEIKKVLESIHSDSKLRDAENLNSPTFWTYEFSQAADLLLQQAQQLKDPEASAKAYMKASTMYLIASYPNLKRPNEILALDNAVNSYVKSLQLTGDYVELVRLPLADGTTVPGILHLPAQGTNLPAVIWSGGVDKTLIEHHTSVLKLNAQGYAVLTFDMPGGGLDYKHALTVGELDSSHNAAFKFLQQNDNINADRIGVLGSSGSGPALLEFALNEPKLKAVVARCSLVDGPLTNHKLLDFIPAMSVDALTARLGGDPSDRDYYMNNAAKYSLATRGYFDGKARIDTPLLAINTNKDPVAMPSDIKKTAALSSQGETAFFGKVGHCPDSEAASDYVINFLTEHI, from the coding sequence ATGAAAAAATTACTCTTACCATTACTCTTGTCGTCAATGTTCACTCCAATAATGTCATTAACGGCTCAAGCACAAACAACAGAAACCAATATCGCTAGCCACTCTAGTTTTAAGAATAACTTAGACGAGATCCAGCAAGACTTTTATCGCGGTTTACGCTTTGAAGATTGGACCAAAGCAGGTTTAGCTGAAATAGAAATCAAAAAAGTGTTAGAAAGCATCCACAGTGACAGTAAATTAAGAGATGCAGAAAACCTGAATTCACCTACATTTTGGACCTATGAATTCTCGCAAGCGGCAGACTTATTACTGCAGCAGGCGCAGCAATTAAAAGACCCTGAAGCGTCAGCAAAAGCCTACATGAAAGCATCCACCATGTACCTTATTGCTAGCTACCCGAATTTGAAACGTCCGAATGAAATTTTAGCGTTAGATAACGCGGTAAATAGCTACGTTAAATCACTGCAACTCACCGGTGATTATGTAGAGCTAGTACGCCTGCCGTTAGCCGATGGGACTACGGTGCCGGGCATCTTACATTTACCAGCACAAGGCACTAACCTGCCCGCGGTAATCTGGTCTGGCGGTGTCGATAAAACCCTGATAGAACACCACACATCAGTACTGAAATTAAATGCACAGGGTTATGCGGTATTAACTTTTGATATGCCTGGCGGCGGATTAGATTACAAACATGCATTAACGGTTGGCGAACTGGATAGTTCTCATAACGCGGCATTTAAATTTTTACAACAGAATGACAATATCAACGCTGATCGTATTGGTGTATTAGGATCTTCTGGTAGCGGCCCTGCCCTGCTTGAATTTGCCCTTAACGAACCAAAGCTCAAAGCTGTGGTAGCACGCTGTTCCCTGGTGGATGGACCGTTAACAAACCACAAATTACTCGACTTCATTCCAGCGATGTCAGTAGACGCGTTGACCGCACGTTTAGGTGGCGACCCGAGTGATAGGGATTATTACATGAATAACGCAGCTAAATATTCACTGGCCACACGTGGTTACTTTGATGGTAAAGCGCGAATAGATACGCCACTATTAGCCATTAATACCAATAAAGATCCGGTGGCGATGCCTAGTGATATAAAGAAAACGGCAGCATTATCATCACAAGGTGAAACCGCATTTTTTGGTAAGGTCGGTCACTGCCCTGATAGTGAAGCAGCGAGTGACTATGTCATTAACTTCTTAACTGAACATATTTAA
- a CDS encoding DNA-3-methyladenine glycosylase I, with the protein MESFDKIYHRAVERKGGEQALAYLLSQPLTNDELVKVTDSDVLAEFTRAIFKSGFVWRIIEIKWSGFEEVFWGFDIDKLILMPDDMLERKAADTKIIRNYTKVKTVRDNAMWLKDICEEHGSVSEWLAQWPADDVVGLWQYMKKHGSRLGGNTGPYALRRLGKDTFILSSDVEAYFRGHQLIDGGLMTKRSLTTIQDAFNQWQKQSGYSLQELSQIIAYSVGDNRVGFSAGTVGDEKESESNE; encoded by the coding sequence ATGGAATCATTCGATAAAATATACCATCGAGCTGTAGAGCGTAAGGGTGGAGAGCAAGCACTCGCGTATTTGCTATCGCAGCCACTGACAAACGATGAGCTGGTTAAAGTGACGGACAGCGATGTATTGGCTGAATTTACTCGCGCGATCTTTAAATCAGGCTTTGTATGGCGAATTATTGAAATTAAGTGGTCCGGCTTTGAAGAAGTGTTCTGGGGCTTCGATATTGATAAATTGATCTTAATGCCAGATGACATGCTAGAACGCAAAGCGGCTGATACTAAAATTATTCGTAATTACACGAAAGTAAAAACAGTGCGTGATAATGCGATGTGGCTGAAAGATATCTGTGAAGAACACGGTTCAGTCTCTGAGTGGTTAGCACAATGGCCTGCAGATGATGTAGTCGGTTTGTGGCAATACATGAAAAAACACGGCAGTCGTTTAGGGGGGAATACCGGGCCTTACGCACTGCGTCGACTCGGTAAAGATACCTTTATTTTGAGCTCTGATGTGGAAGCTTATTTCCGTGGTCATCAACTTATCGATGGCGGATTGATGACAAAACGTAGTTTGACGACGATCCAGGACGCCTTTAATCAATGGCAAAAACAGTCAGGCTATAGTCTACAAGAGCTAAGCCAAATTATTGCGTATTCAGTGGGTGACAACCGTGTCGGTTTTAGTGCTGGGACTGTTGGTGACGAGAAAGAGAGTGAAAGTAATGAATAA
- a CDS encoding DUF1439 domain-containing protein, producing MNKLMVTLLLLCASVFPAQALTVKFSEAELQERVSNEMPLIKKTAFMTVELTNPILTLAKDKNEIELQLNVKLLMGELTNKGYARLTGSLRYKAEDAAFYVTNMQVHEVRVEGMPEFFTPQVKQMAEQVVNPVLDKMPIYKLKDDLTQTMVKAVLESIEVHNKTLIATLKVI from the coding sequence ATGAATAAGTTAATGGTTACCCTGTTATTGTTGTGCGCATCAGTATTTCCAGCACAAGCGCTGACGGTTAAGTTTAGTGAAGCAGAACTACAAGAACGAGTCTCTAATGAGATGCCGTTAATAAAGAAAACGGCTTTTATGACGGTAGAGTTAACCAATCCGATATTGACGCTCGCGAAAGATAAAAACGAAATTGAATTACAGCTAAACGTTAAACTGTTAATGGGTGAGTTAACGAATAAAGGCTATGCTCGCCTTACTGGTTCATTACGTTATAAAGCTGAAGATGCTGCATTTTATGTCACCAATATGCAAGTGCATGAAGTGCGAGTTGAAGGTATGCCGGAGTTTTTTACTCCGCAAGTCAAACAAATGGCGGAGCAGGTGGTTAATCCGGTATTGGATAAAATGCCGATTTATAAACTCAAAGATGACTTAACGCAAACCATGGTTAAAGCGGTATTAGAATCAATTGAAGTGCATAACAAAACCTTAATAGCGACGCTTAAAGTTATTTAA
- a CDS encoding methyl-accepting chemotaxis protein: MNFSQFSIKQKLIITMISAVITATLLVGFVSQNLAKDVIETRLTTSELPAKLMQIRNEVDKEISTIQQAAEQLASNRFMLERLDNTTTPQQEQQLVQTLNDVKNQYQLIDASVANRTNGNYWNQDGFLRQLNHQQDSWFYDFTNSNKPQSVSIFKESTGETKLFINYQQLNGLGMAGLSKSLDDMVDFINQFKLEQTGFVYLVDANGTVRLHKDNNKIGKTDISSLYSRDIASTLLQKSAFNMSEAVVSGRDTHIASSYIPSMDWYVIAELPTEEAFATLSQANNKIMLWTLAIALAFTFIAIWLGNTITRPIQRIAAVFSELGNGDGDLRQRIDIQGNDEIAQLSLGFNSFITKIHSSMQEVSRTGEALQSAATEVAKQAQITLDNSHEQRDRTFLVVTAINEMGATVNEIAGNASSAAGEAQSAEADTRNGQLVVSQASNVIHQLAGDVDEVSQVIDSLANNTQAIGSILEVISSISAQTNLLALNAAIEAARAGEQGRGFAVVADEVRNLASRTAQSTNEIQTMIDNLQNEATSAVAAMLKSRELTTQGTIATTDTSAALVSIGERICLISDMNTQVATATEEQSTVVNEINQNIVEINDITQCTADTAEGLATSSHELRDLSIRLGDMVGVFKL; this comes from the coding sequence ATGAATTTCAGTCAATTTAGCATTAAACAAAAACTGATCATCACCATGATCAGTGCGGTGATAACCGCGACCTTACTCGTTGGTTTTGTCAGTCAGAACCTAGCCAAAGACGTTATTGAAACACGTTTAACGACATCTGAATTACCAGCAAAATTAATGCAGATACGTAATGAGGTTGATAAAGAAATTTCGACCATACAACAAGCGGCAGAGCAGTTAGCCAGCAACCGCTTTATGTTAGAGCGCCTTGATAACACGACAACGCCACAACAAGAACAGCAATTAGTCCAAACATTGAATGATGTTAAAAATCAATACCAACTCATTGATGCTTCAGTTGCTAACCGCACAAATGGTAACTATTGGAACCAAGATGGGTTTTTACGTCAACTAAATCACCAACAAGATAGCTGGTTCTATGATTTTACCAACAGTAATAAACCACAATCGGTGAGCATTTTTAAAGAATCAACTGGCGAAACCAAGCTATTTATTAATTATCAGCAGCTCAATGGCCTAGGCATGGCTGGTTTATCTAAATCACTTGATGACATGGTTGATTTTATTAACCAATTCAAGCTAGAGCAAACTGGTTTTGTATACTTAGTTGATGCAAATGGTACCGTGCGCTTACACAAAGATAATAACAAAATAGGTAAAACAGACATAAGCAGCTTATATAGCCGAGATATAGCATCTACGCTATTACAAAAAAGTGCCTTTAACATGAGTGAAGCGGTAGTTTCAGGTCGTGATACGCATATAGCCAGTAGCTATATTCCATCAATGGATTGGTACGTGATCGCCGAATTGCCGACCGAAGAAGCATTCGCAACCTTGTCACAAGCGAACAATAAGATCATGTTATGGACGTTGGCGATTGCCCTTGCCTTCACTTTCATTGCTATCTGGTTAGGCAATACCATCACGCGTCCTATTCAACGTATCGCAGCTGTGTTTTCTGAACTCGGTAATGGTGACGGCGACTTACGCCAACGTATCGATATTCAAGGCAATGATGAAATAGCCCAACTATCATTAGGTTTCAATAGCTTTATCACCAAGATCCATTCATCAATGCAAGAAGTATCACGCACAGGTGAAGCATTGCAAAGCGCAGCGACTGAAGTAGCTAAGCAAGCGCAAATTACCTTAGATAATAGCCATGAACAACGCGACCGTACTTTCCTTGTTGTTACCGCGATTAATGAAATGGGCGCAACGGTTAATGAAATTGCTGGTAATGCATCAAGTGCTGCAGGTGAGGCCCAAAGCGCTGAAGCAGACACACGTAATGGTCAGCTTGTTGTTTCTCAAGCTAGCAATGTTATCCACCAGCTAGCTGGCGATGTTGATGAAGTGAGCCAGGTTATCGACTCATTAGCCAACAATACCCAAGCGATTGGTAGTATTTTAGAAGTGATTAGCAGTATCTCTGCACAAACTAACTTGCTGGCTTTAAATGCCGCAATTGAAGCTGCTCGAGCTGGTGAACAAGGTCGTGGTTTTGCCGTCGTTGCTGATGAGGTACGTAATTTAGCCAGCCGCACAGCGCAATCAACGAATGAAATTCAAACCATGATTGATAACTTACAAAATGAAGCGACAAGTGCTGTTGCGGCAATGCTGAAAAGCCGTGAGTTAACCACACAAGGTACCATCGCGACAACGGATACTTCGGCAGCCCTAGTGTCTATTGGTGAACGTATATGCTTGATCTCGGACATGAATACCCAAGTAGCAACGGCAACAGAAGAACAATCAACGGTAGTGAATGAGATCAACCAGAATATTGTTGAAATTAATGACATTACTCAATGCACTGCTGATACAGCTGAAGGTTTAGCGACATCGAGTCACGAACTACGTGATCTATCTATACGCCTTGGTGATATGGTTGGTGTGTTTAAACTGTAA
- a CDS encoding PBPRA1643 family SWIM/SEC-C metal-binding motif protein: protein MSKMFFKGRIDARLNHVKAGYNTNRDIKLGSEESPLNLIVQTAERQTEIEAILAETKLVANIEVNADKEENIRDLDGMLNKPKTTVFEKKPNRNDLCSCGSGKKYKKCCA from the coding sequence ATGTCTAAAATGTTTTTCAAAGGTCGTATTGACGCAAGACTAAATCACGTTAAAGCTGGCTATAACACTAACCGTGATATTAAATTGGGGTCGGAAGAATCGCCTTTAAACTTGATCGTTCAAACAGCAGAGCGTCAAACTGAAATTGAAGCAATTTTAGCGGAAACAAAATTAGTTGCGAACATTGAAGTAAATGCAGATAAAGAAGAAAACATCCGTGATTTAGACGGTATGTTGAATAAGCCAAAAACAACGGTATTCGAAAAGAAACCTAATCGTAACGATCTTTGCTCATGTGGTAGTGGTAAAAAGTACAAAAAATGTTGTGCATAA
- the btsR gene encoding two-component system response regulator BtsR: protein MLNAIVIDDEQYAREELIELLHETKKIQVIQQAENAIEGLQLINKYKPDIIFLDIQMPQITGIEMLSMLNTDTMPKVVFSTAYDQYAVQAFEENAFDYLLKPVDPARLKKTVERLVKSTEQVNYDAITQAQLEHVPCIGHNRILIIAIQDIEFAHSGLSGVCINTGQQNATSQLTLKVLEEKTPLIRCHRQYLVNLKAIKEIQLLDNGLAEIMTNSGQMIPVSRRYLKRLKQNLGIV from the coding sequence ATGCTTAACGCTATTGTCATTGACGACGAACAGTATGCCCGTGAAGAGTTAATCGAATTATTACATGAAACCAAAAAGATTCAGGTAATTCAACAAGCAGAAAATGCAATTGAAGGGTTACAATTAATCAATAAATATAAACCTGACATTATATTTTTAGACATTCAGATGCCACAAATAACCGGTATCGAGATGTTGTCGATGTTAAATACTGACACCATGCCGAAAGTTGTTTTTTCAACAGCCTACGATCAATATGCCGTTCAGGCGTTTGAAGAAAATGCCTTTGATTATTTGCTAAAACCGGTTGACCCAGCCCGCCTTAAAAAAACCGTAGAACGCTTGGTAAAATCAACCGAGCAAGTAAATTATGATGCGATCACGCAGGCACAGTTAGAACATGTACCTTGCATTGGTCACAATCGTATTTTGATTATCGCGATCCAGGATATTGAGTTTGCCCACAGTGGACTGTCTGGGGTGTGCATAAATACCGGCCAGCAAAATGCGACCAGTCAGCTAACGCTGAAAGTGCTGGAAGAGAAAACGCCTTTGATTCGCTGTCATCGCCAATATCTAGTCAATTTAAAAGCAATTAAAGAGATCCAGTTATTAGACAACGGTTTGGCTGAAATAATGACCAACAGTGGTCAAATGATCCCCGTTAGCCGTCGCTACTTGAAACGATTAAAACAAAACTTAGGCATAGTTTAG